DNA sequence from the Urocitellus parryii isolate mUroPar1 chromosome 12, mUroPar1.hap1, whole genome shotgun sequence genome:
gttcaatccctggtttaaaagaaaaaaaaggaaaccaagaaaaacagaagaaaatttgagTATTTGACAGAAGTACAgagaatttattttcctttctaaacACACAAAATTTTGGGAAGTGAAAAAACAgatgatttatctttttatttccaatCTTACCTATAAATCAACTGAAAAAGAAGAGCCAAATATCTGTAAAATCCAGTATTTCATACTAGGCAAGCTagaatacttaatatttttaaaaggctatatTTCACACTTTATCAACTAAAGTTTTAAAGAACTACTCATTAATAAAAActgtttgtggggctggggttgtggtttagtggtagagcgctcccctagcacgtgcaaggtgctgggtttgatcctcagaaccaataaaaataaacaaaaatatttttttaaaaaaactatggaAATATATAATACCAACACTAAAAACAtcaattttccccaaaattatattacatttctATAAATGTAATATCATCAACTAAAATCCAACAGAGAAGACTTGGATAAACAATTTTGTAAATCAGGTAGAAAATTATGTATGCACAAAAAGCCAGGACAAATAATTCTGGAAAAGCCCTATTAGCTagaattttcttcaaaagttATAGCAATTAAAAGGGTCTGATACTTCGATCTAAACAGACAAAtataacagaagagaaaatatttcactCGTACAAGAATATGTCAACAATGGCATTACAAACTTGTTAAGATCAATGATTCAATAAGTGGTGTTGGTCCAAATGGGAAATCATGTTGAAACAGAAAACTATATCATTATCTCATTTCCCAGAACAAAATAGAATGCAAATAAATTTAGaagaactaaatattaaaattgactaaatatcaaaattaaatcataaaaatactaaaacaaaacctGGCAGAAAATTTTTATGATCCTAAAGAAGGCCCTTCTACAACCAATTCATGCCTTTTATgacttaaaatcattaaaaaatgataaaactgacTAAAAATTTATGCACAGAAAAACACATATGGTtaagatataaataaatcaagaaagacACATGACAAAAGCTTATTCCCTTACAATAGCTCGAGTGATTCTACATCTAGAAAACCAAAAACTAACAAGAATAGACAAAAGCAGTAATTGGAAAATACTCGTTGGCACCTAAacctatgaaaaaaatatacaaatgtaaattaaaacaacaacttGTTAAACCACTTAGTAGTATACCAATCAAAAACATTGTTGGTAAAGGCATAATAAGGAAAAAGGTACCTCAGGTGGGAAACAGAAGTTGTAACAACTCTTTGTGGGACAATTTGGCATTATctaacattttaaatgcaaataccCTTTGAATGAGTGCTTTCACTTGCATGGATTTATTCTACAACACATACAATATCAAGTAATTATGAGTATTCACAGCAATTATAATACAGAAAGCTAAGAATAAACCTAAATATGTATCATTAAAGaactgattaaataaaatacagccgTTCCCCCTTATCCAGGTCTCACCATATGATCTCTCCCTCTTACATGTGCTCCCATCACTGTGATGCCATTCACTGCAGGTCCTCATCAGAGCCAAGTCAAGCCACTTTTAAGTCTTTGACTCTCCACTGTAAAtacatctcttttctttataaagtacctagCCTCGGGTACTTTGTTACATGAAGGAAATAGACTAATACAATCAACATCCATTGtgatttagtggtagagtgctcgcctagcacatgcaaggtgctgggattgatcctcagcaccacataaaaataaataaataaaataaagatatttttttaaaaaactgtggaAATACATAGACCAATATTTTAACATCTTACTCATCAAATAATTTGAGTTCCTACCACATCTGAGGCACTATGTTCAACAAATAGGACACAATGCCATATAGTTAGTCCTTTTCCTCAAAGAGTATATGGTGTGGTAGAGAACAGAAATGAGTAAACATACCATTGTCTTATATGCAGTACAAAATATAATATGATGAAGCAATAAGAATACATGAGAACACATGAGGAAAACAACTTCTTAATAATAAtcattccaaaaaacaaaacccagaaacttACATGTGAAATTATGAACCCCTCCTTTGGGATTAGAAAGGATGATGGCCTTAGTCTAAGAAAACCCTGGCATCAGTAAAGCTGGGTCTCATCATTTTGCATGCCTGTGTCCTTACACAAGGTATCTATACAAAGGTCACATTCAGCCTTTGAAACACTACTGATGACCTACAGTTCTGCcattagtttccttttttaaaatttcttttaatatatgtacttattaattttttatgtgatactgaggatcgaacccagggttcaCATgcgctaggcgagcactctaccactgagccacaaccctagccccatctGCCATTAGTTTCTATCCCTGGTACTGTCATCCCAAAGGGACCTTCTAAACTGTGTATttagaaaaaggaacaaaatatctcaaaaaaatgtgctatatgtATGGTGTCTCTACAACATTTACTTCTATATAACAAGAAATATCAAAGAGAGACTagagggtatagctcaatggtagagcccttgtTTAGCCCATGTGTAAGGCCCAGGGGCTAATCCCCAGGATCTAtacctccacccccagccccacttcaaaaaagaacaaacagaaaagaaataacctTTCAGCTGGTACTTTCATCCTAAACTAACAAAGTACCTTTAAAATGTACAAACAGTATTTCAAATGAATTGCTTTTAGGTATATTATGAAATTACACATAAAACAGAGCAACTAATGAACAAAGATTATATGCTCCTTCTTAGAAAGGTTTTATATAACTACAGTAAATTCTAAGTTTACAGTGGTACAGCACTAAAATAGCATGTTTTCTAATACAATTCCACTTGTTTATCAAAGCTTCCACTTGTATTCTTTACCTCATTATGAAAAGGAGGTGATTTACAACTTACTATAAAACACCACAAACTGGACATGAGTTTCTTAGGAAGcaatctgaaataaaattcattttatccaTAAAGAGCATACCACttgttctcaaattttttttaactagtcAGAAAATCAGAAATGGATTAATAAAAGGAGGGATTCAGAATATCTATACTCACCACTTCTATTCCTTTCCATCATCATCTAGATAAAAATGGAGGAGGGAGAGGTAATAGACAGAACATGACATTCTTTTCTTTAGAGGCATCTACTTCCTGGGAATGTTATGTCACCATTTGCTTGAACTTTATATTAAGAACTGATAATAAATGACTTATAAAAGAATAATCGTCTTTTAACACAAAGCCATATCCTACACTTATGAGCCATGTTCAGTCATATTTCCATGGCGAAACAAAGATTTTAGACAGTCTCTGAATGTGATTTAAAAGGcactaatattcttttctttgtatttacatTCATGGTCTCTAAGTCCTATCTACTCTTTTTTTATAAAGTCTCTTTGTAACCTAACTATAAAGCATCACAGCCAATTAAAGAAATCAAGCTTCTTATAGTCCCTCAATATCCATCCTCTCATTTAGTCCATTTTCATTAATGAACCAGTAAAAATCTAATCCCTCACCCCTTCAGAATTACTGCAAAAGCTTTCAAAGTAgtttttaggaggaaaaaaaaaaaactctttagtttttttccaatttatccTGAATATTGTTACCAATTTTCAAACAATGCTTTCATAATGCTTTGCCATAGTTCAATAATCTTCAATAACTACCCAATGCCTAAAACAGCAATTTGGGAAAGGAATGAGAAATAATTAAGTAActttatgttttagaaagaattgcaatagctgggcacagtggagcatgcctataaccccagcagctcaggaggctgaggcaggaggataacagttcaaaaccagcctcagcaatggcagggaggcactaaggaactcagcaagatcctgtctctaaataaaatacaaaccagggctagggatgtggctcagtggtggagtgcccctgagttcaatccctggtgcctcccccccaaaaaaaataactgaaataaacacattttattatagtttCATAATATAAATTAGCAAAACCAAGGGTAACTTTGGATGCAGAGCATGGATTAAAACAGGAATgataaaatccaaattccttaattTGGTATCCAATTTATGCTTCTGAATCCAGATCCACTGAACATTTTCAGTCTTACCTATGTTTCAGAACGTCCAGAGACCAGCTCAAAAATCATCATTTCTAATAACATTTGAATTTCTCTCAAATCAATTTCTATTCAATTTCCCTTGCATATCCAAGACTGAGAGTTGGCCAACCACCTGTTCAACTGGAAGTCATGTTTCTCTATGAAAAATGGTCATCAAATGAGATGCAAGTTAATGCATTGCCGTGGAAATGCTACAGGGACAATAGCAAAGAGCAAAATTATGACTCACCAACTGCTTAAAATCAAAGTTAGGTAAAAACTAACATAAATGGCAATATTAAATGCACAAATGCTAGAAATTTATAAATCCTGTTATAATTAGGTTAGCCTGTTTCTAACCATGCTCTACACATTTCTCAccttctttttgtctttaatcACATCAGTCCTCTGAGTCTTGTGAATCTTCAAGACTATATTTTAACTCCAAAATCGTAATTAAGGAGCATATTCCTAAAATAAGTAGATTAAAGCCTCTAAGAGGCCCCCAAATGATTTAAGGGCAGCCCAGAGCTTCACACTCACCTGCCACCACTTTCTCCAGGTTTTTCTCACCATTCCTAATGGATATTCAAACACTTAACAAAGCTCATTACTGCCTCAGGGGGTTTTGCCCCAAGAGTTGCTTGGATTTGATCCGCAGATCAAATCTTGAATTCTCCAGATCTTTCTTAATGTCACCCAACATAAAAAAGGCCCCACACATCTCAATTATTTTTCCCATGCCAtaattctgtttatttcattACAACACTATTCTGAGTTCTTCATGTGATTATCTGTATCCCTCTCCCCTGGGAAACAAGTGTCTTGCTTATTGCTATCCCCTTAAAGCTTAGAATAGCATCTTTGTCTCAACAGGCTATCAATAAGGAGcacaataaatgaacaaactcTTCAGTGCATTAAGAAATCTAGATGCTCTGAAACAGTTTAAATAACCACAACCATAATCACTGTCCTTGCATTCACTAAAGAAATGGAATACAAAATTGTACAGAACTCCTGAGTAGGcaatattctctctctcctttgtcttTTGAACTTAATATTTCAACAATCAAGACTTCAAGAAAACACTGTCACCTCCTGAATCCACAATGTTCAAAGAACAAAACTATATTCCCATGCGGAAATATAAAACAAgttagtatttattcttttgtcaaTCATTACATTTCCTgtctaaaaaaattcttattaatttatacatttctACCTTAGTTTCCCTCAAATGTGTATTtttcctgccaaaaaaaaaaaaaaaccacttcagTTACTCCTGATCTTCTACTAGTGTTTTAAGTAGTGCCTTCCAGTATGTTAGTATAAATTGTTACTCAGAAGCATCAAAACTGGCTTATTTTCCCCACTATGGACAagtgaatggaaaaaaacaaatcgTGTGATCTCAGACTGgtattctttttctaggaaagGAACTACCTCCCAAAGCTTACAAGGTTATTAAGATCTCTCAGCAGGGTTACATCACTTCCTTCTTGACCTTTATACTTATATATTGGGACACTATATCCCAAAGCAACAACCTATTTACCCATATGCATCTCAGATGCATTCTTAATCTCTAATAAACTTAACTTTATCCCTTCTAAAATAATCTCCCAAGATACAAAATGCAATAAAACAgtgttcctttttaaataatatataatcaaGTACCTAAGTGAATGAAGAGATTCGAAACTATAAAATACACGTTTTGTTTTAGTCCATCAAAAacgttatttttctaaaaaaattttttaaaaaccgcATTCTTCTAAAAAACAGCGTCTCTCACCAATATATGAAAACGTCCgtctcaaaatatttcattaggtCTCATGGTAAATTTGTCACAATATCATTTTGTCAATTCCTGGCAAGAAATCCACAGGTTTTCCCTTAAAAATGTCAACCATTTTGCTTGCTTCTCTAAGAGTCAATTAATGATGCAGTAAGAGACTAAGCCGGTCCACACTAATACTTGGCAATTCCTCTCACCCTGCAGCTAAGACCCTTGCAAAACTGCGCCCCGATGAAACATTACGCCCAGATCCCGCTTCCCAGGCTCGGTTTAGCAGGTGGGGAGTCTTCACATAACCCTTGGCAGAGCTGGGCGGTGGCAGGACTTCGCCAGAAGTCTCTTTTTCCCAATCCTCCTCGCACCACACCACTGGAGGCGCTCTCCCTTCACTGCAGTTGGGTCACTGTGGACGTTTTCCACTAAGCCAGCTCCCCACAAGCGCATAAGGAGGAGGGGTGAAGCGTAAGGGGGCCCCCACGCCAGACAGGGAGTGAGTGAGGCGGGGGTCCGGGCTGAATGCAAGCCAACAGACCCTCGGAAAATCAAACTCCTAAAGGGCACTCCTAAAAAGATAAAGGAGTCAAGGCTTTTCCATCCTCACCTCGAAGCCAAGTCACCCCAACGAATCCACAACCCTAATTCCTCGGTACACACCCAGCTCCTACAAGGGGTGGTGCCTAACTTCCGGGACGCAGGGGACTGGGGACCAGAGGAAAGGACgtaggagtggggtggggtgcacGTGTTCCCCGAAACCGAGACAGACAATAAAGAACTAGTCTGGGTTTCCGCGGCCGCCCCACCCTTCTCCCCAGCGCCTCCCACCAAATGGGGGCGCCATCGCCCCGACGTCGGAAGACAAAGCCCCCTCCGGGCGGAGAGGAGGCCTTGCCCTAGGCGTCTGGGGCTGCACACAAAAGAGGGAGGGGACGGAGGGGCGCGAGGGGCGGCGCGAGGCGGGAGGGCGCTGCACTCACCCACAGAGCCTGAGGAGCCCCTGCGCTTGGGCGCGGCCGGGGTAGAGGGGGGCGCGGCAGGGGCCGGGGCGGGCGGGGTCCACGCGGGCTCGGCCTGGGGACTCACGCCGGccgggggaggaggaggaggccgcgCCGGAGGCTCGTCGTCCTCTCGGAGTTTGGAGGGCGAGACTGCGGCAGCGGACGGAAGGGATGGCGCGGGCGCCGTCGACGATGCGGGACTCGGGTCCCAAGACGACTGCCGCTCGGGTGCAACGGGGGGCGCGGCCGGCAGGGGCCCCCTGGGCGCAGGGGCCACGAAGTCCAGCGGGGGCGCTGCGGGGGCGGGGGGCACCGGGGCCGCCGACAGCCCGGCGGCGGGCTTCCTCTCGAGCACCTCCAGCTCCTCCAGGTCTTCGTCCtcgtcctcctcttcctcttcgtCCTCTTCCTCCTCGTCCTCGGGCTCCCTCACGAACTGGTACTTGAACGCGGGCTGAGGCCGGGGAGGGCTGTCCGCGGACGAGGAGACCAGAGGCGACTGGTCCATGTCTTCCATGGCGGGCGGGTCAGAAATGATGCTGCAGCTGCTGTCGCTGCCGGGACCGCTTCTCCTCAGAGCCGCAGGCGGTTGTGTGGGGGTTGGGGAGTACTAAGAGGGGCCGGGCCAACCGAGTCGAGGGACCTGCAGTGGCGACGGCTCCCGGAACAATGAGactgctcctcctgcctccgcgCCCGTGATGCGCCACCCGCCCCGTCCCCagttgccgccgccgccgcccagACGAACGAAGGAGAGAGGCCAGTAGACTCTCCGCCCAATTTGGCGTGACTCACCCGCCCCAACAGGGAGGGCAGGGACTGGCGCGGGAGGGAGAGGGCCAATCGGCTGTAGGATAGAGAAGATGGGCAACCCGTCTGTCCAACAGAAAGGGAAGAAGATGAGAGTGGGTGGGACTTATTGCATTTCTCTCTTACCGGCTGGTGTTGTGCCCGGTGGGCGGAGTTTGGATCTGAGAACtctaccctcccctcccctcgccttgTGCAGATGTGGGGTGGGGTCTTGGCCTTGCCTGCAGCTCCAGGTCAGTCTGCGACCGGGGACTGGCCGCCCGCCCTGAGGGATTGGAGAGGTTCCCAGAGAGCCGCCGGAAGGGCGTTATCCTGGGGGACTAGAGGTGGAAACTTTCCTCCCCggaaaggaaaaaaaccctaAGTGAAGAAAGGTGTTAACAGGACTGTGAAGTAGGCcgtaaggatttttaaaagattttgaaatacaagattttttttaaaaaaacttaaattccTAACCATATCATGATCACCATCCACTCTCAgagaacatttttgttgttgttttggtatcagTTTTAGGCTCATTCCCGATCAATACAGCAGGCAGACCCTGAGTGCGTAGGCAAAAACAGTTGGGCTAGATTTTGTGGGGATATCGGGTCCACCATCTAAAAGTCGGCTCTTCTCCCAAACGGAGTTTTGGGCGCTTGCTTGCTGCAGGACTCTAACAGGGTGGAGAATGAGTCACCcaaaaagggaaagggagggagagagggaagtggTAGCAGCAAGATGCCTTGGAAGTGCAAATTTGGTTCACGTTACATTTCAATCACCTTAAAGCAGTGAGTCAACATTTCAGATGATTCAGGCTTTCTTGGAGTCAGGAAGCCCAATACTCACTGGTTTGATATGCGGGAAAAGTTGTTCCCCAGTCTACTTTTATTGAAGCTGGTGAGTTTAAAGACTGTGGTTTCAGAACATGTAAGAATCAGCACCTAGAGGTTTAAAGAACCCTTTTATCTTTCTAatatataccttttaaaaatatcgaCCTCTTTAttcaaccatgaaaaaaaaaaaatgaagtcattggcccaggaaaatggatggaacttcagggcataatgttaagtgaaacaagccaaactcaaaaagtcaagAGTCCTGTTTTTCATGTGTGCAAGATAGAGAAGGGGCGGggtcataaaaatagaagggagccCCgcaaagtagaggaaggggatcaagggGAAGTACGGGAAAACAAAATTGACTAAATTATGTTGTTGTAtgcatgtaacaacaaatcccatattatgtataattgtaatgcaccaataaaaatatagcaatattttaaaaacagattggCTGCATGCCTATTCCAGAAGCCTGGAAGAACATACATTCAGGTTGCTCAGAGTATGCAAGTTTGCTGTCAAAAACCTTAGTCACTGGCTAGTTGTGGTTACTGAACACTCAGAATGCCTGAAATGAGATATTCTGTAAGTGTAAAATGCATACGAAATTTCCAGAATTAGTACcccaaaaaagtgaaaatatcaaTCTTCACTTAGGTTTCATCTTGaaattactaatattttaataaataaacattaagttaattcattcattcttgttAGATTTTAAAGCAGcttctagaaaattttaaatacccACATTAttcacattgtatttttttaatgtagacagTGCCAGTCTACATTAATGATTAAGACATTTTGATTGCCATGGGGAATCACTGGTTATTTAAGCAAATTCTTAGCTCCAACTAATTAATGTTACCCTAGGCTtgggtattaaaaaagaaaagtagggtTGGGGGGAGGGTTGAATAGGTGAAGCACTAGATATTCTTAGGGCAGTAAAACTATTCTGTATAATATGGTAATGGTTGATATATAACATTATACACTTAGCAAAACCCATAGAACTACACAACAGAAATAGTAATGAGCTGAAAAAGCCCTACTATAAAttatggactttagttaatcaTCTATTTGGGGTTGAGCacataactcagtggcagagtgcttccctagtcatgtgcaaggccctggatttgatccccagaacttcaaaaaaattatataaatattgctATGTTTATTATCAATATTGGCTCATGAAGAAATGGACAACATCAATGCAgaatgttaaaagaaaagaaactggacATTAGGGTCAAAAGCATATGGGAACTCTCTTCATcttttctgtgaacctaaaactaagAAGTAAAGTTGTTAATGAGAATGTCATTTAGGTCTAGTTATGGCAGTAGGTAACtagctaagaaaaataaagtttactttaaaaaaaagaaaagtagaaaaagaattcCTGGATATGTTACTATATCAGGTTTATTATCAATCTattcaagagctagcacacaaAATCCAGGGATGAACTGGCTTCTCTAAAAGGGTTGTGAGTTGATTCaagtttggttttaattttttggagGGGGCCTCTTCCTCTCGGTCCCATATTGAACTCGAGTTGGAAGAGGCGAGTCCGGTCTCAAAATGGAGGTAAAACCGCCGCCCGGTCGCCCCCAGCCCGACTCCGgccgtcgccgccgccgccgggggGAGGAGGGCCACGATCCAAAGGAACCAGAGCAATTGAGGAAGCTGTTTATTGGTGGTCTGAGCTTTGAAACTACAGATGATAGTTTAAGAGAACATTTTGAGAAATGGGGCACACTCACAGATTGTGTGGTAATGAGAGACCCCCAAACAAAACGTTCCAGGGGCTTTGGTTTTGTGACTTACTCTTGTGTTGAAGAGGTGGATGCAGCAATGTGTGCTCGGCCACACAAGGTTGATGGGCGAGTAGTGGAACCAAAGAGAGCTGTTTCTAGAGAGGATTCTGTAAAGCCTGGTGCCCATCTAACAGTGAAGAAAATTTTTGTTGGTGGTATTAAAGAAGATACAGAAGAATATAATTTGagagattattttgaaaagtatggCAAGATTGAAACCATAGAAGTTATGGAAGACAGGCAGAGTGGAAAAAAGAGAGGATTTGCTTTTGTAACTTTTGATGATCATGATACAGTTGACAAAATTGTTGTTCAGAAATACCACACTATTAATGGGCATAATTGTGAAGTGAAAAAGGCCCTTTCTAAACAAGAGATGCAGTCTGCTGGATCACAGAGAGGTCGTGGAGGTGGATCTGGCAACTTTATGGGTCGTGGAGGAAActttggaggtggtggaggtaACTTTGGCCGTGGTGGAAACTTTGGTGGAAGAGGAGGctatggtggtggaggtggtggcagCAGAGGTAGTTACGGAGGAGGTGATGGTGGATATAATGGATTTGGAGGTGATGGTGGCAACTATGGTGGTGGTCCTGGTTATAGT
Encoded proteins:
- the LOC144249737 gene encoding heterogeneous nuclear ribonucleoprotein A3 isoform X1, producing MEVKPPPGRPQPDSGRRRRRRGEEGHDPKEPEQLRKLFIGGLSFETTDDSLREHFEKWGTLTDCVVMRDPQTKRSRGFGFVTYSCVEEVDAAMCARPHKVDGRVVEPKRAVSREDSVKPGAHLTVKKIFVGGIKEDTEEYNLRDYFEKYGKIETIEVMEDRQSGKKRGFAFVTFDDHDTVDKIVVQKYHTINGHNCEVKKALSKQEMQSAGSQRGRGGGSGNFMGRGGNFGGGGGNFGRGGNFGGRGGYGGGGGGSRGSYGGGDGGYNGFGGDGGNYGGGPGYSSRGGYGGGGPGYGNQGGGYGGGGGYDGYNEGGNFGGGNYGGGGNYNDFGNYSGQQQSNYGPMKGGSFGGRSSGSPYGGGYGSGGGSGGYGSRRF
- the LOC144249737 gene encoding heterogeneous nuclear ribonucleoprotein A3 isoform X2 — its product is MEGHDPKEPEQLRKLFIGGLSFETTDDSLREHFEKWGTLTDCVVMRDPQTKRSRGFGFVTYSCVEEVDAAMCARPHKVDGRVVEPKRAVSREDSVKPGAHLTVKKIFVGGIKEDTEEYNLRDYFEKYGKIETIEVMEDRQSGKKRGFAFVTFDDHDTVDKIVVQKYHTINGHNCEVKKALSKQEMQSAGSQRGRGGGSGNFMGRGGNFGGGGGNFGRGGNFGGRGGYGGGGGGSRGSYGGGDGGYNGFGGDGGNYGGGPGYSSRGGYGGGGPGYGNQGGGYGGGGGYDGYNEGGNFGGGNYGGGGNYNDFGNYSGQQQSNYGPMKGGSFGGRSSGSPYGGGYGSGGGSGGYGSRRF